In the genome of Hymenobacter taeanensis, one region contains:
- a CDS encoding ATP-dependent helicase, translated as MGLDYLSLLNPSQAAAVMQIDGPCMIIAGAGSGKTRVLTYRIANLLEKGVDPYNILALTFTNKAAKEMRARIEKVVGPNAKNLWMGTFHSIFARILRSEADKIGFPRSFTIYDTQDSKTLITQIVKELELDDKLYKPGLVLGRISAAKNKLISVQQYLNDPVIKQDDEAALRPKIGVLYQQYQQRCFKAGAMDFDDLLYQTNVLFKDHPDVLNKYQNIFKYVMVDEYQDTNYSQYLIARKLAAKERNICVVGDDAQSIYAFRGADIQNILNFEKDYPELQVFKLEQNYRSTKNIVWAANSVIKNNQAQLRKDVFSDNEDGPLIEVLKAASDNEEGKLVAQSIYEDKMNHHLSYDDFAILYRTNAQSRAMEESLRKLNIKYKIVGGLSFYQRKEIKDLVAYLRLTVNPNDEQALRRVINYPKRGIGDTTLAKLINAAEESNHTIWEVVSNADKFLPARTANPIVDFAEKIKAYTAVAAKEDAFEAAKFIAKNSGMIEELYADKSIEGLSRYENIQELLNGVKAYTEDPEREDKSLGAFLQDIALVTDADTKDAQSEGEQVTLMTIHSAKGLEFRNVYIVGMEENLFPSQMMITSRADLEEERRLFYVAITRAEKKLTLSYATSRYQWGNLRSCEKSRFLDEIDPQYVDFKFSASPAGGAMDSPFGHVLERRSNLVPPAPRKTVATKYVAPSDFQPSDTSNLQHGQRVEHPKFGFGQVTKLENQNGSVKAIIQFEEVGEKTLLLSFAKLRIV; from the coding sequence ATGGGACTCGATTATCTCTCTTTATTGAACCCCTCGCAGGCCGCCGCCGTGATGCAAATCGATGGCCCCTGCATGATTATAGCCGGTGCCGGCTCGGGCAAAACCCGGGTACTCACTTACCGCATTGCTAACCTGCTGGAAAAAGGGGTTGATCCGTACAATATACTGGCTCTCACCTTTACCAATAAGGCGGCCAAGGAAATGCGCGCCCGTATTGAGAAGGTAGTGGGTCCCAACGCCAAAAATCTGTGGATGGGTACCTTCCACAGCATCTTTGCCCGCATTCTGCGCTCCGAAGCCGACAAAATCGGTTTTCCTCGCTCCTTCACCATTTATGATACCCAGGACTCTAAAACCCTGATTACGCAGATTGTGAAGGAACTGGAGCTCGATGATAAGCTCTACAAGCCCGGTTTGGTGCTGGGGCGAATTTCAGCGGCAAAGAACAAGCTGATTTCGGTGCAGCAATACCTTAACGACCCGGTAATTAAGCAGGACGACGAGGCAGCGCTCCGGCCCAAGATTGGTGTGCTGTATCAGCAGTATCAGCAGCGTTGCTTCAAGGCCGGCGCCATGGACTTCGACGACCTGCTTTACCAGACTAACGTCCTGTTCAAAGACCACCCCGATGTGCTGAACAAGTACCAGAACATCTTCAAGTATGTGATGGTAGATGAGTATCAGGATACCAACTACTCGCAGTATCTTATTGCGCGGAAGCTGGCGGCTAAGGAGCGGAACATCTGCGTGGTAGGCGATGATGCGCAAAGCATTTACGCCTTCCGGGGCGCCGATATTCAGAACATTCTCAACTTCGAGAAAGACTACCCTGAGCTGCAGGTGTTTAAGCTAGAGCAGAACTACCGCTCCACCAAGAACATTGTGTGGGCGGCTAACTCGGTTATCAAAAACAACCAGGCTCAGCTGCGCAAAGACGTGTTCTCCGACAACGAAGACGGCCCGCTGATTGAAGTATTAAAGGCGGCTTCTGATAACGAGGAGGGCAAGCTGGTGGCCCAAAGCATCTACGAGGACAAGATGAACCACCATCTATCCTACGATGACTTTGCCATTCTGTACCGCACCAACGCCCAGAGCCGGGCCATGGAAGAATCGTTGCGCAAGCTCAATATCAAGTATAAGATTGTTGGCGGCCTGAGCTTCTACCAGCGCAAGGAAATTAAGGACTTAGTGGCCTACCTGCGCCTCACGGTGAACCCCAACGACGAGCAGGCCCTGCGCCGCGTCATCAACTACCCCAAGCGCGGCATCGGCGACACCACGCTGGCCAAGCTTATTAATGCGGCCGAGGAGTCGAACCATACCATTTGGGAGGTGGTCAGCAACGCCGACAAGTTTCTACCGGCTCGCACGGCCAACCCAATTGTTGATTTCGCGGAAAAGATTAAGGCTTACACTGCCGTAGCAGCTAAAGAAGACGCCTTTGAAGCCGCGAAATTTATTGCCAAGAACTCGGGCATGATTGAGGAGCTCTATGCTGATAAAAGCATCGAGGGCCTTTCCCGCTACGAGAACATTCAGGAACTCCTGAACGGCGTGAAGGCCTACACCGAGGACCCCGAGCGCGAAGACAAATCATTGGGCGCTTTCCTGCAGGACATTGCCTTGGTTACGGACGCCGACACGAAAGACGCCCAGAGCGAAGGTGAGCAGGTGACGCTCATGACGATTCACTCGGCTAAAGGTCTGGAGTTCCGCAACGTGTACATCGTGGGTATGGAGGAAAACCTCTTCCCTTCCCAGATGATGATTACCTCCCGCGCCGACCTGGAAGAAGAACGCCGCTTGTTTTACGTGGCCATCACGCGGGCCGAGAAGAAGCTGACGCTAAGCTACGCTACTTCGCGCTATCAGTGGGGCAACCTGCGCAGTTGCGAGAAGAGCCGCTTCCTGGATGAAATCGACCCTCAATACGTTGATTTCAAGTTTTCTGCCAGCCCCGCTGGCGGTGCCATGGATTCGCCTTTCGGCCACGTGCTGGAGCGCCGCAGCAACCTGGTGCCCCCCGCCCCCCGCAAAACCGTAGCCACCAAATATGTTGCTCCCTCCGACT
- a CDS encoding ATP-grasp domain-containing protein yields the protein MAHAAKPIGIYFEHPEWFKPLFAELDRRGLAYEKIDAAHHLFDPSEKESRYSLVVNRMSSSAYLRGHGQGIFHTAGYATHLERIGTRIINGSAATAIETNKARQLSLFASLGLKFPKSFVINHASRVPDAARQLQFPIVVKVNIGGSGAGIIRFDTIEGVEAAVAAGQIDLGIDQTALVQEYVTPRGGNIHRVETLDGKFLYAMKVYTTGESFNLCPAEICQIPEEQSAEFCLTEAPKKGIQVEAFTPPAEVIAAVERIVAAAKIDVGGIEYLIDDRTGDVLFYDINALSNFVADAVNVVGFDPYARFVDYLETQLPGATSGTELATADELTSSPADLIAQ from the coding sequence ATGGCTCACGCTGCAAAGCCGATTGGCATTTATTTCGAACATCCTGAGTGGTTTAAGCCCCTTTTCGCCGAGCTAGACCGCCGCGGACTGGCCTACGAGAAAATCGACGCCGCCCACCACCTCTTCGACCCGTCTGAGAAAGAGAGCCGCTACTCGCTCGTGGTCAACCGCATGAGTTCCTCAGCTTACCTGCGCGGCCACGGGCAGGGTATCTTCCACACGGCTGGCTATGCTACGCATCTGGAGCGTATCGGCACCCGCATCATCAATGGTTCGGCAGCTACGGCCATTGAAACCAATAAGGCCCGCCAGCTCTCCCTGTTTGCTTCACTGGGCCTGAAGTTTCCGAAGTCGTTTGTTATCAACCACGCTTCTCGCGTGCCAGATGCGGCCCGGCAGCTTCAATTTCCTATTGTGGTGAAAGTGAACATTGGCGGGAGCGGTGCGGGTATTATTCGCTTTGATACCATTGAAGGAGTAGAGGCTGCCGTAGCCGCTGGCCAGATTGACTTGGGCATCGACCAGACCGCTTTGGTGCAGGAGTACGTGACGCCCCGCGGTGGCAACATTCACCGGGTAGAAACCCTTGATGGCAAGTTCCTGTACGCCATGAAAGTGTACACTACCGGTGAAAGCTTCAACCTGTGCCCCGCCGAAATCTGCCAAATTCCGGAGGAGCAGTCGGCGGAGTTCTGTCTCACCGAAGCGCCCAAGAAGGGCATTCAGGTAGAAGCTTTCACGCCCCCGGCCGAAGTTATTGCAGCAGTGGAGCGCATTGTGGCCGCTGCCAAGATTGACGTAGGCGGCATTGAGTACCTCATTGATGACCGCACCGGCGACGTGCTGTTCTACGACATCAACGCCCTCTCAAACTTCGTGGCCGACGCCGTGAACGTGGTAGGCTTTGACCCTTACGCCCGCTTCGTAGACTACCTCGAAACGCAGCTACCCGGTGCTACGTCGGGCACAGAACTAGCTACCGCTGACGAATTAACTTCTTCACCCGCTGACCTAATCGCGCAATAA
- a CDS encoding LLM class flavin-dependent oxidoreductase: protein MRYGYWMPVFGGWLRNVEDENMRADWDYVKTLAQRSEELGYDLSLIAELNLNDIKGEEAPSLDAWSTAAALAAVTKKLELMVAVRPTFHSPALLAKQAANIDHISGGRLSLNVVSSWWQDEAKKYGVHFEQHDDRYARTAEWLHVVDNLWKQDHFTFEGKFYKVTDSILQPKPVSRPRPFIYAGGESEAAKNLIAAQCDGYVMHGDEPEAIGRRIQDLSQRREKLGLPPMKFGVAAYSIVRNTEQEVKKELERITNVNGSAAGYKNYQQWLAGTQLENQVSLQDYSVSNRGLRSGLTGTPDQVAERIAAFEAVGVDLFLLQCSPQLEEMERFSEAVIQVLA, encoded by the coding sequence ATGAGATACGGATATTGGATGCCCGTTTTTGGCGGGTGGTTGCGCAATGTGGAGGACGAAAACATGCGCGCCGACTGGGACTACGTGAAAACGCTGGCCCAACGCAGTGAGGAGTTAGGCTACGACCTTTCCCTTATTGCGGAGTTGAACCTCAACGACATCAAGGGTGAAGAAGCTCCTTCCCTGGATGCCTGGAGTACGGCGGCGGCCTTAGCGGCCGTTACCAAGAAACTAGAGCTCATGGTGGCCGTGCGGCCTACCTTTCACTCCCCTGCTCTGCTAGCTAAGCAAGCCGCCAACATCGACCATATCAGTGGCGGCCGTTTGTCGCTGAACGTAGTGTCATCATGGTGGCAGGATGAGGCCAAGAAGTACGGCGTGCACTTTGAGCAGCACGACGACCGGTATGCCCGCACCGCCGAGTGGCTGCACGTAGTAGACAACCTCTGGAAGCAGGACCATTTTACCTTCGAGGGCAAGTTCTACAAGGTAACTGACTCCATTCTGCAGCCCAAGCCCGTCTCGCGCCCGCGGCCATTCATTTACGCCGGCGGCGAATCCGAGGCAGCCAAAAATCTCATTGCGGCCCAGTGCGACGGTTACGTAATGCACGGCGACGAGCCGGAGGCCATTGGCCGCCGCATTCAGGATCTGAGCCAGCGCCGTGAGAAGCTAGGCCTGCCCCCTATGAAGTTTGGGGTGGCGGCGTACTCCATTGTGCGCAACACCGAGCAGGAAGTGAAGAAAGAGCTGGAGCGCATTACCAATGTGAATGGCTCGGCCGCAGGCTACAAAAACTACCAGCAGTGGCTGGCCGGCACGCAGCTGGAAAACCAGGTATCGCTGCAGGATTACTCCGTATCAAACCGCGGCCTGCGTTCCGGCCTCACCGGCACCCCCGACCAGGTAGCCGAGCGCATTGCGGCCTTTGAGGCGGTGGGTGTAGATCTTTTCTTGCTTCAGTGCAGCCCGCAGCTAGAGGAAATGGAGCGCTTCTCCGAAGCTGTCATTCAAGTACTGGCCTAG